One window of the Deinococcus planocerae genome contains the following:
- a CDS encoding DNA polymerase III: protein MTLPPAALLHGPLLEQTGVFGGNALLLTGPARVGKRDVALAVAAQHNCTGTRGMYGEGCGTCPSCLAFAAGAHPDLLVVEPRTTTATGKTARRKLIPIGAILEGRDSGREYETHVFEFLEVRPTFRRRVVIVDGAEHLGQEAANALLKLVEEPPHGALFVFLAEDVRAVIPTIVSRSARLSVAPAADRAIERGLALGGEAPDPDLVAFAAGRAGVLAEREAVRAALEGAAEFTRAVGAGMWQALEGAAHLEKRWDPAWHPEALRFVWRTQSPHARARADTALEALQSALEAYANPGLSFQVFALALREALG from the coding sequence ATGACCCTTCCCCCCGCCGCCCTCCTCCACGGCCCGCTCCTCGAACAGACGGGCGTGTTCGGGGGCAACGCCCTGCTGCTCACCGGGCCCGCCCGGGTGGGCAAGCGGGACGTGGCCCTGGCGGTTGCCGCCCAGCACAACTGCACGGGCACGCGCGGCATGTACGGGGAGGGCTGCGGGACGTGTCCCTCGTGCCTCGCTTTCGCGGCGGGGGCGCACCCCGACCTCCTCGTCGTCGAGCCGCGCACCACCACGGCGACGGGCAAGACGGCGCGGCGAAAGCTCATTCCCATCGGCGCGATCCTGGAGGGGCGGGACTCGGGCCGCGAGTACGAGACGCACGTCTTCGAGTTTCTGGAGGTCCGGCCCACCTTCCGCCGCCGGGTGGTGATCGTGGACGGGGCCGAGCATCTGGGGCAGGAGGCGGCGAACGCGCTCCTCAAGCTCGTGGAGGAGCCCCCGCACGGCGCCCTCTTCGTCTTTCTCGCCGAGGACGTGCGCGCGGTGATCCCCACCATCGTGAGCCGCAGCGCCCGCCTGAGCGTGGCACCCGCCGCCGACCGGGCCATCGAGCGCGGCCTCGCCCTCGGTGGGGAGGCGCCCGACCCCGATCTCGTCGCCTTCGCCGCCGGGCGGGCCGGGGTCCTCGCCGAGCGGGAGGCCGTGCGCGCGGCGCTGGAGGGCGCCGCCGAGTTCACCCGGGCGGTCGGCGCGGGCATGTGGCAGGCCCTGGAGGGCGCCGCGCATCTGGAGAAACGCTGGGACCCGGCGTGGCACCCCGAGGCCCTGCGCTTCGTCTGGCGCACCCAGTCGCCCCACGCCCGCGCCCGCGCCGACACCGCCCTCGAAGCCTTGCAGTCGGCGCTGGAGGCGTACGCGAACCCGGGCCTGAGCTTCCAGGTCTTCGCGCTGGCGCTGCGGGAGGCGCTGGGGTAG
- a CDS encoding metallophosphoesterase family protein gives MRLLLLSDIHANHAALEAVLRDAAARRFERVVHLGDAVGYGPHPAEVLQTLRDAGAVCVLGNHDGMLLDYADGRRLPRESVVSVALRWQLERLSGRDLNMIRTWRDGIDDPEVGARYRHGSPLSRDEYIDSVTAAREAFAGWGGRLGFVGHTHIPGVYATLNAPVGEWVKFQGFPEGGGYLVPPGARVILNPGSVGQPRDGNPRASYAVFDTERAYFEVFRVPYDVARTQEAALEAGLPQVLAARLAIGK, from the coding sequence GTGCGGCTGCTGCTGCTCTCCGACATCCACGCCAACCACGCCGCCCTGGAGGCGGTCTTGCGCGACGCCGCCGCCCGGCGCTTCGAGCGGGTCGTCCACCTCGGCGACGCGGTGGGCTACGGTCCCCACCCGGCGGAGGTGCTCCAGACCCTGCGCGACGCGGGGGCCGTGTGCGTGCTGGGCAACCACGACGGGATGCTCCTCGACTACGCGGACGGGCGCCGCCTGCCCCGCGAGAGCGTCGTCTCGGTCGCCCTGCGCTGGCAGCTCGAACGCCTCTCCGGGCGCGACCTCAACATGATCCGCACCTGGCGCGACGGCATCGACGACCCGGAGGTCGGCGCCCGCTACCGCCACGGCTCGCCCCTGAGCCGCGACGAGTACATCGACTCGGTGACCGCCGCCCGCGAGGCCTTTGCGGGGTGGGGGGGGCGCCTCGGCTTCGTGGGCCACACCCACATCCCCGGGGTGTACGCCACCCTCAACGCCCCGGTCGGCGAGTGGGTCAAGTTCCAGGGCTTCCCGGAGGGTGGAGGCTACCTCGTCCCGCCCGGCGCCCGCGTGATCCTCAACCCCGGCAGCGTCGGCCAGCCGCGGGACGGCAATCCCCGCGCGAGCTACGCCGTCTTCGACACCGAGCGGGCCTACTTCGAGGTCTTCCGCGTTCCCTACGACGTCGCCCGCACCCAGGAGGCGGCGCTGGAGGCCGGGCTGCCCCAGGTCCTCGCGGCGCGGCTGGCGATAGGGAAGTGA
- a CDS encoding S66 family peptidase: MNPHFIRPPRLVPGSRVAALSLSSGFVTEVMGRYHAGVRQVADTLGWEVVPAPNALRGPEYLAENPQARADDLHWALRNPNIHGMVSIIGGDDSVRLLPFLDPGLIHTHPKAFLGYSDTTIPLTQFLRAGVRAYYGPSLLTDLAENGGMHPFALEGLRRALVEEPRPFDLAPAPEWTEFRQEWGDESLQEVRRPFQPGDGWVWLQGEAPAEGHLMGGCLEVLDMLNGTPGWPAPDLWRGAVLALETSEDVPPPAQVGYWLRNYAAQGILAGAAGLMLARPRGYTPEMVEDLSRWVRRVLAEAGRADLPVVANVDFGHTSPQLTLPLGGVARLDPLAGRVTVTP; this comes from the coding sequence GTGAATCCCCACTTCATCCGCCCGCCCCGCCTCGTTCCCGGTTCCCGCGTCGCGGCGCTCAGCCTGAGCAGCGGCTTCGTCACGGAGGTGATGGGCCGCTACCACGCGGGCGTGCGGCAGGTCGCCGACACCCTCGGCTGGGAGGTCGTGCCCGCCCCGAACGCCCTGCGCGGCCCGGAGTACCTGGCCGAGAACCCCCAGGCCCGCGCCGACGACCTGCACTGGGCGCTGCGAAACCCTAACATTCACGGCATGGTCAGCATCATCGGCGGGGACGACTCGGTGCGGCTCCTGCCCTTCCTCGACCCGGGGCTGATCCATACCCACCCCAAGGCGTTCCTCGGCTACAGCGACACGACGATCCCCCTGACCCAGTTCCTGCGGGCGGGCGTGAGGGCGTATTACGGCCCGTCCCTCCTCACCGACCTCGCGGAGAACGGCGGAATGCACCCCTTCGCCCTGGAGGGGCTGCGGCGGGCGCTGGTGGAGGAACCGCGCCCCTTCGACCTCGCGCCCGCCCCCGAGTGGACGGAATTTCGGCAGGAGTGGGGGGACGAGAGCTTGCAGGAGGTCCGCCGTCCCTTCCAGCCCGGCGACGGCTGGGTGTGGCTGCAAGGTGAGGCGCCCGCCGAGGGGCACCTGATGGGCGGCTGCCTGGAGGTGCTCGACATGCTCAACGGCACGCCGGGCTGGCCTGCCCCCGACCTCTGGCGCGGCGCGGTCCTCGCCCTGGAGACGAGCGAGGACGTGCCCCCGCCCGCGCAGGTGGGCTACTGGCTGCGCAACTACGCGGCGCAGGGCATCCTCGCTGGGGCCGCCGGGCTGATGCTCGCCCGCCCGCGCGGCTACACACCGGAGATGGTAGAAGACCTCTCCCGCTGGGTGCGCCGCGTGCTCGCCGAGGCGGGCCGCGCCGACCTTCCGGTGGTGGCGAACGTGGACTTCGGGCACACCAGCCCGCAGCTCACCCTGCCCCTGGGCGGTGTGGCCCGGCTCGACCCTCTGGCGGGGCGGGTGACGGTCACGCCCTGA
- a CDS encoding IS982 family transposase: MARYRPRHSLGRRAAIRHFYRWTRRHFSTQKSCAHQKITDAWLLALLLSRFVFKMPYASIWWSLLREDRAGLPSYTQAYTRSLRLLARLEGLAKTAEHLAEVIIDSMPLPICRPKRTKRCAFLGARWGYGTQGDFYGYKLHAWVTAAGKVVQYVLRPAHLHDVTVGYELNQQWAACGGPKVIGDKGDAALGFVFPPKKNTRYDTGWRDSRHPALRRRIETVFSQLVAGQIRSVQAKTLPGLRLRVVLAVLAHNLTRP, encoded by the coding sequence ATGGCTAGATATCGTCCCCGTCACAGTCTAGGCCGCCGGGCGGCCATCCGTCACTTCTACCGTTGGACCCGTCGGCACTTCAGCACCCAGAAGAGCTGCGCCCACCAGAAAATCACAGACGCCTGGCTGCTGGCGTTGCTGCTCAGCCGGTTCGTGTTCAAGATGCCCTACGCTTCGATCTGGTGGAGTTTGCTGAGGGAAGACCGTGCCGGTCTTCCCTCGTACACCCAGGCGTACACGCGCAGCCTGCGGCTCCTGGCACGTCTCGAAGGCTTGGCGAAAACCGCAGAACACTTGGCTGAGGTCATCATCGACTCCATGCCCCTCCCGATTTGCCGTCCCAAACGCACGAAACGCTGCGCGTTTTTGGGAGCGCGGTGGGGGTATGGAACCCAGGGTGACTTCTATGGCTACAAATTGCATGCCTGGGTGACTGCGGCGGGAAAGGTCGTCCAGTACGTCCTGCGACCTGCTCACCTCCACGACGTGACGGTGGGCTACGAGTTGAACCAGCAGTGGGCGGCGTGTGGGGGTCCGAAAGTCATCGGGGACAAGGGCGATGCTGCGCTGGGCTTCGTGTTTCCCCCCAAGAAGAACACGCGCTATGACACGGGGTGGCGGGACTCCCGCCACCCCGCACTTCGCAGACGCATCGAAACCGTCTTCTCCCAACTGGTTGCCGGGCAGATTCGCTCCGTTCAAGCCAAGACTCTCCCAGGCTTGCGGCTGCGCGTCGTCCTGGCCGTACTCGCCCATAACCTCACCAGGCCCTAA
- a CDS encoding cysteine desulfurase family protein, giving the protein MSSPATSNETIYLDYNATTPCDPRVVEEMLPYFTADFANPSSGTHSPGRRAADVLERARERVAGLVSANPRDVVFTSGATESNNLALYGVARAALANGDGRRRIITSLTEHKAVLEPCRELAQAGFDVQYVPVDRTGIVDLEALEHLLTPETLLVSIQAANSEVGTVQPLAEITEMTQEAGAFFHCDATQAVGRVPLEWQRLPIDLLAFSSHKMYGPKGAGALIARRAIRQGRLNPLTRGGGQEANLRAGTQNVPAIVGFGAACHILGTEGASEAERFSVLRDAFETELRQRLPDIAFNGHPIQRLPNTSSVTVRGVEADALLANLPHLALSLGSACNSGALEPSYVLLALGLAREDAEATFRLSIGRWTTSQGFGVATEEVAQAATRLRQLAEVE; this is encoded by the coding sequence ATGAGCAGCCCGGCGACTTCGAACGAGACTATTTACCTCGATTACAACGCCACTACACCCTGTGACCCGCGTGTCGTCGAAGAAATGTTGCCCTACTTCACGGCTGACTTTGCCAACCCTTCCAGCGGAACCCATAGTCCGGGCAGGCGGGCGGCTGACGTATTGGAGCGGGCACGGGAGCGGGTGGCTGGGCTGGTCTCGGCCAACCCCCGGGACGTGGTGTTCACCTCCGGCGCCACCGAGAGCAACAACCTTGCCCTGTACGGCGTCGCGCGGGCGGCGCTAGCAAACGGCGATGGGAGGCGCCGGATCATCACGTCATTGACCGAACACAAGGCGGTGTTGGAACCGTGCCGGGAGCTGGCCCAGGCAGGGTTTGACGTGCAGTACGTCCCAGTGGACCGCACAGGCATCGTGGATTTGGAGGCGCTGGAACATCTCCTCACCCCAGAGACGCTGCTCGTCTCCATTCAGGCCGCCAATAGCGAGGTGGGGACGGTGCAACCCCTCGCTGAGATTACGGAGATGACGCAGGAGGCAGGGGCCTTCTTCCACTGCGATGCCACACAGGCGGTGGGCCGTGTTCCACTGGAATGGCAGCGCCTGCCTATCGACCTGCTGGCTTTCAGCAGCCACAAGATGTACGGCCCAAAGGGGGCGGGGGCGCTCATCGCGCGGCGGGCAATCCGGCAGGGACGCCTCAACCCCCTGACACGGGGAGGTGGGCAGGAAGCCAACCTGCGGGCGGGGACCCAGAATGTTCCGGCCATTGTGGGTTTCGGAGCGGCGTGCCACATCCTTGGAACGGAAGGGGCCAGCGAAGCAGAACGGTTCTCTGTACTCCGGGATGCCTTCGAGACGGAGCTGCGACAAAGATTGCCAGACATCGCCTTCAACGGACACCCCATCCAAAGGCTTCCCAATACCAGTAGCGTGACGGTTCGGGGCGTCGAAGCGGATGCTCTGCTGGCAAACCTGCCCCACCTGGCCCTCAGCTTGGGCTCCGCCTGTAATTCGGGTGCGCTGGAACCTTCCTATGTCCTCTTGGCCCTTGGTCTGGCGCGCGAGGACGCTGAAGCCACCTTCCGCCTCAGCATAGGACGCTGGACTACATCTCAGGGTTTTGGGGTAGCGACCGAAGAGGTAGCGCAGGCGGCGACAAGGTTGCGGCAACTGGCTGAGGTGGAGTAA
- the brxL gene encoding BREX system Lon protease-like protein BrxL: protein MTNTDFAPQPLSPSPVGALDAEALKHLNAKVTEVFRSLAIDKRRLPASQLNKRGIPAYVAEWVLESVVPGQGELSQGEATRVLEWAARVIPGPSEQHIIKHKLAQGQTVKVLTPLQAEIQLKKGKEPERLAQLSLLGISDAYISDALLEEHPDLLRQGMWGVVELGALKDGVAVLSFKPMQAMVNLPLFKEARKKFTLHEWRALLLTTLGFDPAAFSEEQQTWLLCRLLPLVQKNMHMLELAPKGTGKSFTYENISPKVRLISGGNVSPAVLFVNNASGTWGILARFKVVVLDEVQTARFEQPEEIVGGLKGYLANGKLTRGGLHETASDCGFVMLANITLDDQQNPVKASLVEELPKFLRETAFLDRIKALIPGWELPKLSSKLLIGNDSLLTVGLKSDFFGDALIALREDLSAESFSAKAVQLGGDKPYRRNEESVRAIAAGLMKIQFPHGEVEPADFYRYCLKPAIQLRQGIWNELYALDGEYRQYELRISQAKV from the coding sequence GTGACAAACACTGACTTTGCCCCCCAACCTTTGAGCCCGTCTCCGGTAGGTGCTCTGGATGCTGAGGCCCTGAAGCATCTCAATGCCAAGGTGACCGAGGTCTTTCGCTCGCTCGCCATCGACAAGCGACGCCTGCCCGCCAGCCAGTTGAATAAGCGCGGCATTCCTGCTTACGTGGCCGAGTGGGTGTTGGAGAGCGTCGTGCCCGGCCAAGGCGAACTTAGCCAGGGAGAGGCGACCAGGGTGCTGGAGTGGGCGGCGCGGGTGATTCCTGGCCCCAGTGAGCAACACATCATCAAGCACAAGCTGGCGCAGGGACAGACGGTCAAGGTGTTGACCCCCCTGCAAGCCGAAATCCAGCTCAAAAAGGGCAAGGAACCCGAACGGCTCGCACAACTCAGCCTGCTAGGAATTTCCGACGCTTACATCTCTGACGCTTTGCTGGAGGAGCATCCTGACCTGCTGCGCCAGGGGATGTGGGGCGTGGTGGAACTGGGCGCGTTGAAAGATGGCGTGGCTGTGTTGTCCTTTAAGCCGATGCAGGCCATGGTCAACCTGCCCCTGTTCAAGGAAGCTCGCAAGAAATTCACCCTGCATGAATGGCGGGCACTCCTGCTCACTACGCTGGGTTTTGATCCCGCCGCCTTTTCCGAGGAACAGCAGACCTGGCTGCTGTGCCGCCTGCTCCCGCTGGTGCAGAAGAATATGCACATGCTAGAGCTGGCCCCCAAGGGCACCGGCAAGAGCTTCACCTACGAGAACATCAGTCCCAAGGTGCGCCTCATTAGCGGCGGCAACGTTTCGCCAGCCGTTTTGTTCGTCAACAACGCCAGTGGAACCTGGGGCATTCTGGCCCGCTTCAAGGTAGTCGTGCTCGACGAGGTGCAGACTGCCCGGTTCGAGCAGCCGGAGGAGATCGTGGGCGGGCTCAAGGGCTACCTCGCCAACGGCAAGCTCACCCGCGGCGGGCTGCATGAAACGGCCAGCGATTGCGGCTTTGTGATGCTGGCGAACATCACGCTGGATGACCAGCAAAACCCAGTGAAGGCGTCTTTGGTGGAAGAACTTCCCAAATTCCTGCGCGAGACTGCCTTTCTCGACCGTATCAAAGCCCTGATCCCCGGCTGGGAGCTGCCGAAGCTGAGTTCCAAGTTGCTGATCGGCAACGACTCTCTGCTGACCGTCGGCCTTAAGTCCGACTTTTTCGGGGACGCGCTCATCGCCCTGCGTGAGGACCTGAGCGCCGAGAGTTTCAGCGCCAAGGCTGTGCAACTGGGGGGCGACAAGCCATACCGCCGCAACGAGGAGTCGGTACGAGCCATTGCGGCGGGTCTGATGAAGATTCAATTCCCGCATGGAGAAGTCGAACCAGCCGACTTTTACCGGTACTGCCTCAAGCCCGCCATTCAATTGCGTCAGGGTATATGGAACGAACTGTACGCCCTCGATGGCGAGTACCGGCAATATGAACTGCGTATTTCCCAGGCGAAAGTATGA
- a CDS encoding DUF4007 family protein, with translation MAAILANAGATLEELREATNLGTIYLESMPRYARACGLIQFGNTNLTALGEHVLEHDPSLSLSATQWLMHYHLCAPHGPGPRFWHDLILRLPHLPQPFRKGEVVAEIDRSVREDSGAALKDRGIESTATIFLGSYTKTDALGPLEIMEEAGGDYTFRSPESPPVGVFAYALSHYWQGQLGAQQTCTLDDLGEPGGLGSLFLMGSFDVNRALRQLARRGLLELWMAAPPYQVTRPPAPEKLLGGIYAAE, from the coding sequence ATGGCCGCAATTTTGGCAAATGCTGGCGCGACGTTAGAGGAGTTACGGGAGGCGACTAACCTTGGAACTATCTATTTAGAGTCAATGCCTCGCTACGCCCGCGCGTGTGGCTTGATCCAATTTGGAAACACCAACCTTACAGCCCTTGGAGAACACGTCCTAGAGCATGACCCATCCCTTTCCCTCTCGGCGACGCAGTGGCTCATGCACTACCACCTGTGCGCCCCGCATGGCCCTGGCCCGCGCTTTTGGCATGACCTGATCCTGCGACTACCGCACCTGCCCCAGCCCTTTCGCAAAGGCGAGGTGGTGGCCGAGATTGACCGCAGCGTACGCGAAGACTCCGGCGCGGCGCTCAAGGACCGGGGGATCGAGAGTACGGCGACCATCTTCCTGGGCAGCTACACGAAAACAGACGCCCTGGGGCCGCTGGAAATCATGGAGGAGGCAGGGGGCGACTACACCTTCAGGTCGCCGGAGTCGCCGCCTGTCGGGGTGTTCGCCTACGCGCTGTCTCACTACTGGCAGGGGCAACTGGGGGCGCAGCAGACCTGCACGCTGGATGACCTGGGCGAACCGGGCGGCCTGGGCAGCTTGTTCCTAATGGGGTCGTTCGATGTGAACCGCGCCCTGCGGCAACTGGCACGTCGGGGACTGTTGGAACTGTGGATGGCGGCCCCGCCGTACCAGGTGACCCGTCCCCCCGCCCCCGAGAAGTTGCTGGGAGGCATCTATGCCGCCGAATGA
- a CDS encoding phosphoadenosine phosphosulfate reductase family protein yields the protein MPERPTAEPRHILSLSGGKDSTALAIYMRDRVPQMEYVFCDTGEELKETYDYLERLQAYLGKEIKYLKNNRYGFTDLLKARNGYLPSPQSRWCTQYLKILPFEQEVGNDEVISYVALRADEGYRTGYISTKPNIKAVYPFKEESIRKADVYQMLEESGLGIPEYYQWRSRSGCYFCFYQQRIEWVGLLEKHEDLFWEAEKFEKADEVTGERYTWNSRESLRELAQPERVQQIKDEFARRQTWAKRSDPNASLISVLEEDAEEGCLICQL from the coding sequence ATGCCAGAGCGCCCCACCGCAGAGCCGCGCCACATCCTGTCCCTCTCGGGCGGGAAAGACAGCACGGCTCTCGCCATTTACATGAGGGATAGAGTTCCCCAGATGGAATACGTTTTTTGCGACACTGGGGAGGAGTTAAAGGAGACATACGATTATTTAGAACGCCTACAAGCATACTTGGGTAAAGAGATAAAATACTTAAAGAATAACCGCTATGGTTTCACCGATTTGCTGAAAGCCCGCAATGGGTATCTGCCATCACCGCAGTCTAGATGGTGTACACAGTATTTGAAAATACTTCCGTTTGAACAAGAAGTGGGAAATGATGAGGTCATAAGTTATGTTGCTCTTAGGGCTGATGAGGGCTACAGAACCGGCTACATTTCGACAAAGCCGAACATCAAGGCGGTTTATCCTTTCAAGGAAGAGAGCATTAGAAAAGCTGACGTTTACCAAATGCTTGAGGAAAGCGGACTCGGCATTCCTGAGTATTACCAATGGCGTTCCCGTTCGGGCTGTTACTTTTGTTTCTACCAACAAAGAATTGAGTGGGTTGGTCTATTAGAAAAGCACGAGGACCTATTTTGGGAGGCCGAAAAGTTTGAGAAGGCCGACGAGGTAACTGGCGAACGGTACACTTGGAACAGCAGAGAAAGCCTGAGAGAGCTGGCACAACCCGAACGAGTGCAACAGATTAAGGACGAGTTCGCAAGGCGGCAGACTTGGGCCAAACGTTCTGATCCGAACGCCAGCCTCATCAGCGTTCTTGAGGAAGATGCTGAAGAAGGGTGTCTAATTTGCCAGTTGTAA
- a CDS encoding DUF4007 family protein: MAIPVQSDLSKLGFSGHETFPFRYGWLRKAAIGAEVSPTYFSQPLALVLLGVGKNMVQSIRHWGTATGMLVDLGRGAVKPSDIGQRLLSEWDPYLEEAGSLWLVHWLLVNNPAKAAAWHYAFFHYPRRDFTKAEMVEHLSDWAARHDARNKLSTIERDVDCLLRTYLPGKSSKKGVAEESFDCPLAELRLLQTLEDGERFGFVFGAKRSLPDAIFAYALLDFLERVQGERQTVVLHEALYEPGSPGQAFKLSENSLIEGVEAVEALTRGAVQMDDTAGLKQIYLRRSVDKMALLDAFYAGQV, translated from the coding sequence GTGGCGATTCCTGTCCAGTCTGACCTCTCCAAGCTCGGCTTCTCCGGCCACGAAACCTTCCCCTTCCGCTACGGCTGGCTGAGAAAAGCAGCGATTGGGGCAGAGGTTAGCCCCACCTACTTTTCTCAGCCGCTGGCACTGGTGCTGCTCGGCGTGGGCAAAAATATGGTCCAGAGCATTCGGCACTGGGGCACGGCCACTGGAATGCTGGTTGACTTGGGGCGCGGGGCGGTCAAACCCAGTGACATCGGCCAGCGGCTCCTGAGCGAGTGGGACCCCTACCTGGAGGAGGCGGGCTCGCTGTGGCTGGTGCATTGGCTCCTAGTGAACAATCCTGCGAAGGCCGCAGCTTGGCACTACGCCTTCTTCCACTACCCTCGCCGGGATTTCACCAAGGCGGAGATGGTGGAGCATCTGTCCGACTGGGCCGCGCGGCACGATGCCAGGAACAAGCTCTCCACCATCGAGCGGGATGTGGACTGCCTGCTCCGAACGTACCTGCCGGGCAAAAGCAGCAAGAAGGGCGTGGCGGAGGAGTCATTTGATTGCCCCCTGGCCGAGCTACGGCTCCTTCAGACCCTGGAGGACGGCGAGCGGTTCGGCTTCGTCTTCGGCGCAAAACGGTCGCTGCCTGACGCTATCTTCGCCTACGCACTGCTGGACTTCCTGGAAAGGGTCCAAGGAGAGCGGCAGACGGTAGTGCTGCATGAGGCCCTGTACGAGCCTGGCAGCCCCGGGCAGGCGTTTAAGCTGAGTGAGAACTCTCTAATTGAGGGCGTTGAGGCGGTGGAGGCACTGACAAGGGGCGCGGTACAAATGGACGATACGGCGGGGCTGAAGCAAATCTACCTGCGTAGGTCGGTGGACAAGATGGCTCTTCTGGACGCTTTCTACGCGGGCCAGGTATGA